A region of Streptomyces sp. WMMC500 DNA encodes the following proteins:
- a CDS encoding GNAT family N-acetyltransferase: MGKSVTITPATNDDAEQVLKLQYLCYQAEAALYGDYRIPPLTETLDELRAEFDRGAAVVARLGDEVVGAVRGTVEVNGTAVIGRLIVHPRMQGHGLGARLLLAMEVLLAEGGNPVKRFQLFTGHRSEANLRLYRRLGYEPVGTEKVSARLSLVTLEKAPRGAAQAAVSSATTAR; the protein is encoded by the coding sequence ATGGGCAAGAGTGTGACGATCACGCCGGCGACGAACGACGACGCCGAGCAAGTCCTGAAACTCCAGTACCTCTGCTACCAGGCCGAGGCCGCGCTGTACGGCGACTACCGCATACCGCCGCTCACCGAGACCCTCGACGAGCTGCGGGCGGAGTTCGACCGGGGCGCCGCCGTCGTCGCCCGCCTCGGTGACGAGGTCGTCGGCGCCGTCCGCGGCACGGTCGAGGTCAACGGCACCGCCGTCATCGGCCGGCTGATCGTGCACCCCAGGATGCAGGGCCACGGCCTCGGCGCCCGGCTGCTGCTCGCCATGGAGGTCCTGCTCGCCGAGGGTGGGAACCCCGTCAAGCGCTTCCAGCTCTTCACCGGGCACCGCAGCGAGGCGAACCTGCGGCTGTACCGGCGGCTGGGCTACGAGCCGGTGGGCACGGAGAAGGTCAGCGCGCGGCTGAGCCTGGTCACTTTGGAGAAGGCTCCGCGGGGCGCCGCTCAGGCGGCTGTCTCCTCAGCCACCACAGCCCGATGA
- a CDS encoding HAMP domain-containing sensor histidine kinase, which yields MRRPRLPLPAFVHTIRFRLTVLYSVLVFCLTALVLGGAYVAVQRSGDAQPVSKELRAEKRVDGVRVGDIDVVKAEDVEAAVNYETLGNLRTFSFAVLGGVAVASLGTGWVLSGRALRPVRAIARTAEEIQAGSDLSRRIRLDGPRDELRMVADTVDSMLDRLDGAFAAQRQLVDDASHELRTPLAIIRANLDAVLTVEESEPEERRRAVAVVDRATTRMTRLVEDLLATARRSAAAFADADVDLAAVADEACEEFAPLAAERGLSIRRRLDEGLVLIGDPYALRRAVGNLLSNAVRLAPPGTGITVAAGRAEGWLWIAVQDAGPGIGEGEQARVFDRFWRGDTGQEGRPRDRHAGLGLAIVRQIVESHGGRPRLFSRVGAGSTFVLWLPDPGAAAGARGAGGPPDELPAGMRGAGDDRPGDGGAGDGGPGDGGAAEVLQK from the coding sequence GTGAGGCGGCCCCGGCTGCCGCTCCCGGCGTTCGTCCACACCATCCGCTTCCGGCTCACCGTGCTCTACTCGGTGCTGGTGTTCTGCCTGACCGCGCTGGTGCTCGGCGGCGCGTACGTCGCGGTGCAGCGCAGCGGCGACGCCCAGCCGGTCAGCAAGGAGCTGCGGGCCGAGAAGCGCGTCGACGGCGTACGGGTCGGGGACATCGACGTCGTCAAGGCCGAGGACGTCGAGGCCGCCGTCAACTACGAGACGCTGGGCAACCTGCGCACCTTCTCCTTCGCCGTCCTCGGCGGCGTGGCCGTCGCCAGCCTCGGCACCGGCTGGGTGCTCTCCGGCCGGGCACTGCGCCCCGTACGCGCCATCGCCCGCACCGCCGAGGAGATCCAGGCCGGCAGCGACCTCTCCCGCCGCATCCGGCTCGACGGCCCCCGCGACGAGCTGCGGATGGTCGCCGACACGGTCGACTCGATGCTCGACCGGCTCGACGGCGCGTTCGCCGCGCAGCGGCAGCTCGTGGACGACGCCTCGCACGAGCTGCGCACCCCGCTGGCCATCATCCGGGCCAACCTCGACGCGGTGCTCACCGTCGAGGAGTCGGAGCCGGAGGAGCGCCGGCGGGCCGTCGCCGTCGTCGACCGGGCCACGACGCGGATGACGAGGCTGGTGGAGGACCTGCTCGCGACCGCGCGCCGGTCGGCCGCCGCGTTCGCGGACGCGGACGTGGACCTGGCGGCGGTGGCGGACGAGGCGTGCGAGGAGTTCGCGCCGCTGGCGGCGGAGCGCGGGCTGTCGATCCGCCGCCGGCTGGACGAGGGCCTGGTGCTCATCGGCGACCCGTACGCGCTGCGCCGCGCCGTCGGCAACCTGCTCTCCAACGCGGTACGCCTCGCGCCCCCCGGCACCGGCATCACGGTCGCGGCCGGCCGTGCGGAGGGCTGGCTGTGGATCGCCGTGCAGGACGCGGGGCCCGGCATCGGCGAGGGCGAACAGGCCCGGGTCTTCGACCGGTTCTGGCGCGGCGACACCGGACAGGAGGGCCGGCCCCGCGATCGGCACGCGGGTCTTGGCCTGGCGATCGTGCGGCAGATCGTGGAGTCGCACGGCGGCCGGCCGCGGCTGTTCTCGCGGGTGGGCGCGGGCAGCACGTTCGTGCTGTGGCTGCCCGACCCCGGCGCGGCGGCCGGGGCGCGCGGTGCCGGCGGGCCGCCGGACGAACTGCCCGCCGGGATGCGCGGCGCGGGGGACGACCGGCCGGGTGACGGCGGGGCCGGAGACGGGGGGCCGGGAGACGGGGGTGCGGCGGAGGTGCTGCAGAAGTAG
- a CDS encoding glycerophosphodiester phosphodiesterase: MSDGGTERRQPGRRAVLGAAALGGAVAAAGLPGTARAEGGSGGHGGPGRGGRLPNPAVIAHRGASGYRPEHTLGAYQFALDMGADVIEQDLVPTRDGHLVCRHENEIGGTTDVADHPEFAGRRTTKTVDGAKITGWFTEDFTLAELKTLRATERIPDVRRRNTLYDGRWEVPTFEEVLQWAERQRRGTGRAVYLHVETKHPSYFRSIGLELEKPLARLLRRYGRDERNSPVFLQSFEPTSVERLAGLVDSPVVVLLGAASSRPWDFVEAGDPRTVADLVRPEGLAWIAGFAKGIGPTLDLIIPKDATGKLLEPTTLVRDAHDAGLVLHPYTMRNENSFLPADFRTGTDPAQYGDAFGAFQVYFETGIDGIFTDNPDTGLLARDDFLARD; the protein is encoded by the coding sequence ATGAGCGACGGCGGTACGGAGCGGCGGCAGCCCGGCAGACGGGCGGTGCTCGGCGCGGCGGCGCTGGGCGGCGCGGTGGCCGCGGCGGGCCTGCCCGGTACGGCGCGGGCCGAGGGCGGGTCCGGCGGCCACGGCGGGCCGGGGCGGGGCGGGCGGCTGCCGAACCCGGCGGTGATCGCGCACCGCGGGGCCAGCGGCTACCGGCCGGAGCACACCCTCGGCGCGTACCAGTTCGCCCTCGACATGGGCGCCGACGTCATCGAGCAGGACCTCGTGCCGACCAGGGACGGCCACCTCGTCTGCCGCCACGAGAACGAGATCGGCGGCACCACCGACGTCGCGGACCACCCCGAGTTCGCCGGCCGCAGGACCACCAAGACGGTCGACGGCGCGAAGATCACCGGCTGGTTCACCGAGGACTTCACCCTCGCCGAGCTGAAGACGCTGCGCGCCACGGAGCGCATCCCGGACGTACGGCGGCGCAACACCCTCTACGACGGCCGCTGGGAGGTGCCCACCTTCGAAGAGGTGCTGCAGTGGGCGGAGCGGCAGCGGCGCGGTACCGGCCGGGCGGTCTACCTCCACGTGGAGACGAAACACCCGAGCTACTTCCGCTCCATCGGCCTGGAGTTGGAGAAGCCGCTGGCGCGGCTGCTGCGCCGCTACGGCCGGGACGAGCGCAACTCGCCCGTCTTCCTGCAGTCGTTCGAGCCCACCAGCGTCGAGCGGCTCGCCGGGCTCGTCGACTCCCCGGTCGTCGTGCTGCTCGGCGCGGCGTCCTCGCGGCCGTGGGACTTCGTCGAGGCGGGCGACCCGCGCACCGTCGCCGACCTGGTCAGGCCCGAGGGGCTGGCGTGGATCGCGGGCTTCGCCAAGGGCATCGGGCCGACGCTCGACCTGATCATCCCGAAGGACGCCACCGGCAAGCTGCTGGAGCCCACGACCCTCGTCCGCGACGCGCACGACGCCGGGCTGGTGCTGCACCCGTACACGATGCGCAACGAGAACAGCTTCCTGCCCGCGGACTTCCGCACCGGCACGGACCCGGCGCAGTACGGCGACGCCTTCGGCGCCTTCCAGGTCTACTTCGAGACCGGCATCGACGGCATCTTCACCGACAACCCCGACACCGGGCTGCTCGCCCGCGACGACTTCCTCGCGCGGGACTGA
- a CDS encoding lysophospholipid acyltransferase family protein, whose translation MFRILIKAFLGLLMRVLYRPRVEGHEHIPGTGPVVLAGNHLTFVDSMFLGLVVKRPVFFIGKDEYVTGKGVKGRLMAWFFTSVGMIPVDRDGGRGGVAALMTGRRILEEGRVFAIYPEGTRSPDGRLYRARTGVARLTLMTGAPVVPFAMVGTEKIQPGGAGRPRIARFTVRFAEPLDFSRYEGMDRDRYVLRAVADEVMSEVMRLSGQEYVDVYATKVKSAA comes from the coding sequence TTGTTCCGCATTCTGATCAAGGCGTTTCTCGGCTTGCTCATGCGTGTCCTGTACCGCCCCCGGGTGGAGGGCCACGAGCACATCCCCGGCACGGGCCCGGTCGTCCTCGCCGGCAACCACCTCACGTTCGTGGACTCGATGTTCCTCGGCCTGGTCGTGAAGCGGCCGGTGTTCTTCATCGGCAAGGACGAGTACGTCACGGGCAAGGGGGTCAAGGGCCGGCTGATGGCCTGGTTCTTCACCTCGGTCGGGATGATCCCGGTGGACCGGGACGGCGGCCGGGGCGGCGTCGCGGCGCTGATGACCGGGCGCCGGATCCTGGAGGAGGGCCGGGTCTTCGCCATCTACCCCGAGGGCACCCGCTCCCCCGACGGCCGGCTGTACCGGGCGCGTACGGGCGTGGCGCGGCTGACGCTGATGACCGGCGCGCCGGTGGTGCCGTTCGCGATGGTGGGCACGGAGAAGATCCAGCCGGGCGGCGCGGGCCGGCCGCGGATCGCCCGGTTCACGGTGCGCTTCGCGGAGCCGCTGGACTTCTCCCGCTACGAGGGCATGGACCGCGACCGGTACGTGCTGCGGGCGGTGGCCGACGAGGTGATGAGCGAGGTCATGCGGCTCTCCGGCCAGGAGTACGTCGACGTGTACGCCACGAAGGTGAAGTCCGCGGCCTAG